Genomic window (Acropora muricata isolate sample 2 chromosome 11, ASM3666990v1, whole genome shotgun sequence):
gctaaaatgaaaaaacaaaacaatgagcAATGAGCAGCAGTAAAAGTGAGATAAAAAGTCAAATAATTTATTGGAATCATCCCactgaagaaacaagaaacgagagtagaaagaaaaaagagaaaggaattgTGTTGTTTAGCGTTTCAATTAAGGCATGTAAGACTTAAATATTACAATTAATGAGAGAAATTATAAATctaaaaattactttttcaagaaacaaagcaagaacAATCTTCATTTCGCATAACTATTTTGGAAATGATTTGGTAAACCAAGATGTCCTTACACATAGtgctaaaataaaaaaacaaaacaaaataataggcatatttgatttaattttttccttcagtgggtgatgaaaaaaagaaggaactTTGTCAACCTTCTCCAGAAGACAAAAAGCCACCACAGCTCAGTTTCAAGCTGAAAAAGCCTGTTGATCTTCCAAAATCCACAGAAACGTGGAATGATGATCAtctgccaattgatattttacTATTGACTGCCGAGAGCTCCGATTTCTTGAACTGTTTCTCCTTTCTGGATCaacctttcaaaagttacaacgTGGAGATTGGTGTTGTGTACTTTGGCCGCATAGGAGATGTCAGTGAtcaagaaaagttaaaggtTGCATTGATGAAATGCTCCATAGGAGCTGCAACCCCACTGGGCTCTTCAACAGTGGTTCAGAAGGCCGTTAGAGTCTTGGGGCCTAAGGCTGTAATTTCAGTGGGAACGTGCATCAGTTTAGGCTTGGAAAAGGCCAGAATTGGAGATGTAGTCATATCTTCGAGGCTCACAACCACAGGGGGATTCAAAACTCCTGCTAGTCCACGTCTTGGCAATCTTGCTCAAGATGCTCCCAACGGGTGGGAGGCTCCATTGAAACATCCAGATGAACGGGAGATTACAGTGCATTGCAATGGTGATATCCTGAGTCTGTCACTGAGAGAGAAGTGTCAAAGTATGAATATTTGTGAGGAATATCCTGAGGCAATTGCGATTGAGACAGAAGGCGAAGGTATATTATTACTGAAAATGGCATTAGGTTAATACTTAGTCTCCCAGGAAACTTGATGGTAGGACACAACAACAGACAACCTGAAAGCATTATCCAGTCATTTTTTACATAATTTATGTAGTTACACAGCAGGACTCCAGTGACAAACACAATGATTGTAGTGTTCAAAACATTGATGAAGTTGTTGATTTACTTTAAAATTTCTGTTGGTTCCTTCCTGTCGGGCAGAAATTTAGTTCTAGCGTTCTATTTTTGATGATTGTTGCCAGGTGCCTTGATAACTTGATGTGCCTGTCATATTAATTGTGACATTATAACAATTTGTAGTGTCTCCTTGGCAACATCCATAATTTCGGGTTAAAGTTCTTAGGTTTAAGGAGACACTAAGTgagaccattaatttttttcaacgGTGCAAAGCAACCTGAATCTCATTGTGCGGCTTTACTGATTATTTTATCTACATGTATGCGTCACACTGTATACCGTTTCAGCATTTTGAGTTTTTTCTCCAATTAGTCTGGTTTTGCCCCTTTGTCAAATATCTACAAATTGTTTGGGCCATCCAAAAGGTATATAACTCTTATTTTGCTGTGTTGAGAATTTCCTCCGAGTCTTAAAGCGTTACATGTTTGTTGAGGATGAGTATCTGTAATTTGCACTTGCATCTCactacatttatttttaacctcaGGTGTTTATGCAGCTGCTTATGATGCAAACATTGACTGGGTGATCGTGAAAGGTGTTGctagttattttcatcaaagccagTCTGCAACTTCTGAATGGATGTCTTTTGCGAGCGCTATGGCTGCTTCTGTAGTGGCCAAGATCCTAAATGATCCAGTAGTTTTCCGGGAATGGCCGCACTGTAACCAAGGTAAATttcatcattgaaaaaataatctaaattGGGAAACGGAGGAAGATTGACTTTTCCTCGCTCGATTCTTTCTCAATGCCCCAAACAAGTGAGCCTGTTTGCAGGGTAATCAGCTAGAGGACAGGCAGGTTAAGAATAAAACAAAGGATGTCAATTTTGTGTTGGAACAAAGAAACAAGCCAGAGGTTAccaatttctttaaaaatacaTGCTAAAATACACACTCCCTCTTGACTAACGGCACTAACTTCATGCCCTGTCAACTCCCTTGTCTCTACACATTTCCTCCCAATGGGGCAGCAGTAGCCACGTGATGGGGCTTGATATCAGTGCtggagcaaaacaaaaacatcaggGCCCTGTTGTTGGAAACCTGATTAAGCTAAACCTAGGTTAGAGTGAGTTTTGATTGCTCTTTATTTACCACTGAAGGAGGGTTTGCCAGAAAAATGTGGTCCAGTggggttataaattacaaatttttttttcttaaacctTAGTCTTGTGAACAATCCTCCTTTACCCGTAAATAAACAAcgattaaaatttccactaatccaggattagcgtaatcgatctttgaacaactgggtccaGGAATGTACTAAACAAAGACTCGCACGAGGAGTTGAATAAAAAAATCAGAACACAAATTTTTGATGATAAACAAGAAGCCACCAGAAAGGTGACATTGAGCAGCAGTAAAACTAAGATAAAAAGTCAAATTGGATTGGAATCATCCCAatgaagaaacaagaaacgagAGTAAAAAAGAATAAGGAGTAAGGAATTCTATTGTTTGGCGTTTCGAGGTATGCAAGACCTAAATGTTACAATTGATaagaaaaattataaatacttgaattactttttcaagaaacaaagcGAGAACAATTCTGTTGTTGATTCTATGTTGTAAACGTTTCTCGATCTTCTCAACAGAGGACATTATTTCTATTTAGCAGCCAATTAATACTGTCATGCCACCCTACATTATGTTTCTGTGAATTCTTCCTTTTGACAGTGAGACTGAGCAGCAGTAAAAGTgagaagaagaaacaagaaacgagAGTAAAAAGAGAGAGGAGTAAggaattctattgtttttgcGTTTCAAAACATGCAATACTTAAGTATTACAATTATTAAATTAGAGAAATTAGAAATAcataaattactttttcaaaaaacaaagcaagatcAATTCTGGTGTTGATTCTATAAGTCGATAAAATTTCCCTTCTCAACAGAGGACATCGTTTTAAATTTAGCAGCCAAACAATACTGTCATGCCACCCTACACCATGTTTCTGTGAATTCTTCCTTCTCTTGACAGCTGTGACTTAAACCAAACTTAAAGTCCTTTTAATGGAGTTAACTTTTATTTATACCCAGGTACCTTAAAttggccatttccgagttcaccttagcctccatttcaaagcgatgCTAAGTGCGAAgcctttgttatgaaaatcagtttttattcatattgaaattggaactaattactgTAACAAagatttcgcacttagactcgctttgaaagagagactgaaggGAACTTGGAAATGGCCTGTTGTTTATACCACCTTTGTACAAAGGGTAGATAGCAGCAGCATTGTTGGACTGAGAGGAAATCATATACCAGCTGATATACCCTGCCAAAACCAAATTGATTTGTTGACAGGGGCTTCATTCATCCAGTGGGTTGTGCTATGTACCCACCCTTTTGATTATTTGTGTCTGAATAAAATAAACTGCTTTAAAAGGAAACAAGCCATATGATTTATTGTATTCATGGTACCTTAGATCAAGGTACTTTATTATTCGAAAGCAATCATTTGGCTTGTCTCCTTCGcggccgtctttcgggatgtcacgcaaagCCCCCTTCCTTTCGGGGAAGCGTTGCATGACATCCCGCAAGACGGCTGTGAAGTAGACTGTCATTTGGCCTCTGCTATGGATTCATACTCCAGAACTAAAGGtacttgtattgtttttgtagctttttgatgtaatttgatttatttattgtaGTTATTAGTTGCAATGATATTCTAAGGGCCGATAGAGTTGTTGATTGCAGACATCGAATTGGAGTTGATGTACTCTGTTGTTCCCTTTTGGTCATTGGCTATGTTTTTTAATTACTACATACTGCTGTGCCTTTTGAGATTTAGAGGAACCAGAAGTTTATGCGTAACTTTGTTTCCCAGGCTTTATAGAAGAGAGACATTACCATATGCAGAATTCTGACTTCTTAATTTCCTAAATgcagaaaatgatgaagaaaagCCCATTCATCCCTTGGGAACCACAACTCCAAAAAGACAGCGAGAGAATGCAGCCATCCCTGAAAGTAAGGCTTCCTTTGTAGCttatgaagtgaaaaaaacgGTAAAAAGTTAATGTCGATCCGAATAGGTGTTCTTTACACAACCAAAGTATTTTCGCgatcccattcaggcctgaatttcgcttctgcttaagtagcatagcaaaactgcgaagatcattaacgtTAAAATTGAAGTATTTATGCGATAAAGCCTGTTtcggaaggaaaaaaactcCACATTTCTCTGTCTCGgtgattttttaattgtttgtttggatGTGTGCtaggaaatgaaagaaatgaaatgacagAAAAGCATAGGACATTTTTTCACTTGCATGTCCTGGGTTAACTTGTATTATTTTATAAGTTGTCTTTGAAGAAAAGATCTTATTGGCCCGTGAGATGCATTTAAGTAGAAGTTGTCTTTAGAATGCTGATATCTGCATATTGATAACAAGGGACAttacagagaaagaaaaaatttcacaAGTCATCCTGGGAAATGGAAGGGTGCAGCAGGAAATGGCTTTGCTGAATGCCTTTTCGGTATGACCTACCCATAAAACTTTGTTTCATATGCGGTGACCCATGAAAATCATTTCCCTTACAGACTCTGTTTAGTTTGCAGTTatcttatattttttttagtattcGTGTTTCAATAGAAAGTTGTAGAAGCGTACGTGGGAACTCTTCCATTTTCTACTAAAGTGATTTAGTTTTGTTTCTCTGGTTTGGCTCCCACCTGGAATCCAATACTCGTTTCCTCCATTTTACGTACAACTGCGAATTATCTTCAGCATAAAACTCCTCTAAAACCTAATATCTCAATGACGGACGGGGAAAATACGATGCGCatgaaaaaaaacttaactcGGTACTTTTCACTCGTGATGCACTAAGGATCGAAATGTCTGAAAGTTAGTATCTTAAGAGCAAATGtccagaaaaatcaaacaaaatcaaatttcttcGGCAAGGCTTAAAACCTTCATTTCGCTCCCTTTTTGCATATAGTTAGCTCCTAGCTCGAATACAAACAGGCTGtggttttttccttgaaatagtTTTATCTTTCCGTGAAAAACGACATTTTCAATTTAACCTCCAGACTCAGTTTAGCAAGTCCCAATTGGGTTGACAATCGACCTCGCTCCCATTGGGgtgggagatgaaagaccctgggaacgaggttgacagTAAGCTTGTCGGTGGGTGAAAAGAATCGTTATTTTGACCATGTGCCATATCACCGAATTTCATGAGTTTACGGATTTAATTAACAAAAGGTAGGTCTTTCAATatttgcaaaatttattttgggCAAATGATTTGTCAGTCGTCAAAAAATTATTCGAAATCGTTTACAGTAGACACAAAGTCTATTATTGCTGTATCGGCTATCTACACACTAATATTACTTCAGTTCGAACCGGCAGTGTTTCAAAGATATAAATAACATAAACATGCTATCTTCTTCGATTTGTAGCACCCTGAATTTCACAAACCGTGTCTTTAATTTCGCTGCATATTTTGATCGGCATTCTCGTCCCACATGAGAATTGAAGAAAACCAATAACTGCCTAGTTCTGTTCCATCAATGCATATGTATTCATTGTATGTATCAAAATCTGTGCTAGTTGTGTCCTTTGATTTGGCAAGCAGTAACCGCGAGAGTGTTATTCAGTACGCGATGGGGTTAAAAGTCCTCCATGTTGTTCAACGTGTAATTTGCATAATCACACTGACGCACAGCGCGCGCAACAACATTTGTACATGGGGGTGATGGTGGGGATTTCCGCTAAATACAACAGGAAGTACCCCTTCATCAGGCGAAAACTCAAATTCTTTCACTGGTCAAGGGTACAGTCTGTGCAAGGAGAAAACACACCTATCTCTTTTCACAGACTTTGTATTTCCTTTACCCTGACAGTGATGTGCAATCTCATTTGGAGCTCTACATGTATTAGAGTTCTTTCGCCATCCAGTGCCAAGCTCAGACCGATAAAAGGGACAAATAGTTAGATCGCTGACATCCTGTTGCGTCGTGAAAATACCCGCTCTTAGAACAATGAGTTCCTTGTCTCCAGTTACCCCGGTAAGAGACCAAAGCGACTTGTGCCTTTCTATGTCCTTTACGCAAGACAATAACAGTACCTCATTCACTGATTAGCTTTGGTCTCGAGGATCGTAAGAACAAGGACCAGCAACTATTGCTTTAAATGAACACGCTGCCATGATTTTGGGGGTGGCTATGCACAAATTTCTTGTGAGAAAAAAGACTTGGTAGGAGTTAAATAATTAAGTTAGTGTCGTTtaggaaaaggaaacaaagttaaatctcaaaaactaaTATTTTTGTTACTTGGTCAATAGTATGAAATAAATGTACAACAAAAGTAATCCTTTTTTTTGTATAACCAATAGTGAGATTTCAGTgcgttcgttttttttttcttttcggcaGAAGCTCAGCTCACAAAAATCCCCACCCCTACCCAGGGCAAAGAATTTTGCCACGGCACAATATGCAAACTAGATACACGGAGCGATCGCAGATGGCGGCTTATTCGTTGTCACGTACTGGCAATTTCAGCTTCAAAGCAGGCTGAGTGATTCTATCGAGCAACACAGCGAGCCAACAAGTTATATTTTGCATAGGAACTTCGCAATATCGATTTTTGTGGTTCAAAACGGATGCGTACTGCCTGGTACTGGTCTTTCAAACCTAGCGGAATGCCGTTAAAGAAATGACAGTAGAGAAAAGTTGTTTGACAGTCAAGATATCAGAGTCGAGCTAAAGTGAACATATTTATGTTGCTTCATGCTTAAGTAATTCGAAATTTCGAATTGAAGTGATGTAATTAATTGTAAATACCGTGGTAATGTTTGGTCACGCATTCGCCTACTAatgtgattttgaattttttgaccGACTTGAATGAATTTTTTGACGAGTGCCTAATCATTTGCCCAAACTAAACTTTGCATATATTGAAAGACATATCCTTAGATAGTTAGAATGTAAAATCTCTTGGAATTCCGAGATATTGCAGATGGTCAAAATAACCATTCTTTTCACCTACCGACGAATTCAACGTTGGAGAGCACTCTTCTTTTGCTCCCCAATAAATAATTGAgtaaattatttaattattccTGTAATTGTGCTTTTTGGACAAGGAAAAGTTATGCAATAAATTACTTGTATTACAACTTTTCTGCGCTCAATAAATGCAACATGCGACTCAAATGAAAATAGTTGATTTTCGGCCCAGTTGAGACGCGCTAAATTGATGTCAGGACGTGAAATCGAAAACGTGGTTTTTCTCGGTAATACcgaaatatttgaagaaagaaaacacatgGCGTTTTTACTTTTACTAAGGCCTACTTATATACAAGGTAGGGccaatttaatttttcaagtcTTGCCGAACTATATTTGATTTTTCTGGGCATTTGCTCTTAAATCGTCTAAACATTGATCATTTACCAGTGCgctaaaaaaaagaacatatgATTTTAATTACGTCTAATGCTTCTTTCAGCCGATAGGGAAATCTCTAATGTGGTTGAGTTCCTGAAAAAAGAGTATAACCGAAGAGCTGATTTCAGTCCGCTTCCGTGGAGCAAAGGCATGAAGCTAAAACTTAAAGAAGTCTATACAAAGCTTAGAGTTGTATCCAAAGGGGAAGCAGAAGGTTCGGAGATAGACGTGGATGATATCTTTGGGTCGAGTGAGGAAGATAATGATCCTTTGGTGCTTGTAGAGGGAAGTCCAGGAATTGGCAAAACCACCTTCTGTCTCAAACTTGCTCACGACTGGGCGAATGGTGCAATGCCTGGTAATTTTCCTAGtttcaaacttgtatttttgcTGAAATGCAGGGACATAATTAAAGACGTAGTGGAAGACATTTTTGAGCAGCTTCTACCCGAGGATCgcaaggaaaaaaccaaagaagccCTTGACAATTTCCTTGAGGACTTAAATAATCAGAAACAAACTCTCATCATTTTGGATGGCTTGGACGAGCTCCCAGATCAATCAGAAGATCGTGTGAACAAAGTTCTACgtagaaaaaaattgtcctttTGTTACGTGTTGGCCACAACCCgccaagaaaaaggaatttatACCAGAGAAcaatttaaatttaatatttgCCTTGCGATTGAAGGATTTAGTGAAGAGAATTCATTCGAGTACATAAGGAAACATTTCAGGCGTCTTGGTGCAGAGCATTCATCCAAGGGAGAAAGGCTCATAGAAGAAATAGAAGAGAACCCTTTATTAGATGACATCCGAATTAATCCTTTAAATTTACTTCTCCTTTGCGTTGTTTACGAGGACCATGAAGGAAGTCTGCCATCCTCCTCTACTGATCTTTACCAAACCATTGTGAGGTGCCTTTTGAGAAGATACTGTGCCAGAGAAGAATTAAAGGCTGCTGAAAAGGACGAGGATTTAGACAAACAATTTGAATTACCTATCCTAGCACTTGGGGAGCTTGCTTGGAAATGTCTGTTGAGTGATCGTCTAAGTTTTTACGAAGACGAGTTAGAAGAGTTTGAAAGAAGCAATGAGAACATTGTGGCTCGTAGACTTGGCCTTGTTTACAAggaggaaagtttgaagcgGCTGAAACCACGTCATGCGTAcagctttcttcacaaaacgTTTCAAGAGTATATAGCGGCGGCACACATCGCCCATAAATTTCGAGGAAACGAATTTcagatgttgaagcaaatgctatTTCCTGAGAGCGAGAGTTGGAAATTTAAAcaagtatttgtatttgtatgtgGAATACTGGGCGAGGAGGCAAATATTGTCTTTGAACAGATTGGAAATATGCTACAGAAACAATGGGACTGGTCAAAATGCGAATGGTCCACCGCGAGTTTTTTCGTGGACAGttggaaagaaactggaaacgcTCAAAGAATGGCAAAGACTCTGTGTTCATTCTTGCCCTTTCCACGGCTCCTACCCTTATTGGGAATTGAACATGGCGAAGCCCTTTGTGATATTCTAAAGGAGTGCGCAGAATTTCCCGAGGAAATGACAGTGGCTGAAGTTCACATATCACAGTTCACACTTGGTGATCGTGCTCTCGACCTCTTGAAGCTACCTGGTTTGAAATCTTTGATCTTATACGAATCAATCGACTCTGAGGAGGTTGAGTATCTGAACAAGACCTTCTTAGAAAAGTTGACGTTCGCGTTGTTTTCTGATACTTGGTATGCCGTGTCTGAAGTCCCTGATTTTGGATTGTCATCTGTTCGTCTTAAGATTTGTGGTTCATTGGGCTCATCTTCATTGCAAGAGGTTGAGAATTTGTTGCTAAACAAATGTCTGTGCTCTGTTTCTATTACTGTATGTGGAGATGTAGAGGAATCTCTTCTTGAGGCGCTCGCAAAAGGCCTTgcaggagaaagtgctgtcaaGTTCCTTGACTTGTGCATCAacggaaattttagtttccgtGGAGCTTCTTTATTGGAGCAGGTTATTTTAAGAAATAGATCACTGACAAATATTAAGGTTTCTGTCAACGGGGAACCTCCAGAAAATTGGCAGGCTGTTTCAAAGAGTCTTCGTGCACAATTTGCCGAGAAGGCGAACCTTTCAGAAATTTATCCAAACACCTTGAGCAAAATGAAAGACAGTCAGGTGACACATTTGAGTCGGTTTTTGTCAAAGACTGATTTGAAGCAAAAACTTGCCACTCTAAATGTTTGGGGTGAGTTGAGTGGTGATGGTTGCAAAGCAGTGTGTGAGGTCTTACTACCTACCCCATTGTCTCACCTGACGTTAAATATCCACGGACAATTGACTGATGAAATGCTTCGTTACATAGCAAGATTTGATGAGGAACACGAAAAACTCTCGCCAATAACCATCAACGCTTGGGTTGAAgtgactgaaaaggaaaacaagcttATTAAAGAACTTGGATTGGACAAAAATCCATCATTTTCCTTAAATGTGTGTGGAACCAGTGCACCTTCAAAAGAATCAAGTGATAGCAAAGTTTTCTCTCGTGACGAGCCACAATGTCTCATTGCGTTCTCTGAGAAAGCAACTAAAGGCCCATCTAAGTTTGCAGAAGACACTTCGCagaaatcactcacaatcaaaattaatgaattggaagacggtcttggcgaagggttagcaggaaacacctctctgaaatcacttacactggaaattgacGATTGTGAGGACGATAACGTtgaatggggacgcggtcttggtgagggtctagcaagaatcacctcgctggaatcactcacaatcaagtGTAGTCCCATGACCTTTAAATGGGTACACGGTGTTGGCaaagggttagcaggaaacacctcccTGAAATTGCTTACACTGGGAAATGACTGCTGTGATGACGATAACGAtgaatggggacgcggtcttggtgagggtctagcaagaaacacctcgctggaatcactcacaatcaaagtCAAGGCTGATTTCACGAACCATGAATGGGAATacggtcttggcgaagggttggcaggaaacacctctctgaaatcacttataCTGGAAACTGACGAGCATTCGCCCAGTAGCAATGAATGcggacgcggtcttggtgagggtctagcaagaaacacctctctgGAATCACTCACATTAAAAATAAGTTGGGGTAAATATGTGAGCCCGAAGTGGGAACAAGGTCTTGGtgaagggttagcaggaaacacctctctgaaatcacttataCTGGAAACTGACGAGAATTCGCCCAGTAGCAATGAATGcggacgcggtcttggtgagggtctagcaagaaacacctcgctggaatcactcacattAAAAATAAGTTGGGGTGAATATGTGACCTCGAAGTGGGAACAAGGTCTTGGtgaagggttagcaggaaacacctctctgaaatcacttataCTGGAAATTGACGTGCGTTGGCCCAGTAGCAATGAATGcggacgcggtcttggtgagggtctagcaagaaacacctcgctggaatcactcacattgACTATTACCGGCCATCGTGCCTGGTGCAATGAATGGGGACTCCCTCTTTGCGAGTATTTAGCAGAAAACAACTCTCTGAATTCACTGACACTGACAATTAACAACTATCGATACATGAGCGATCAATGGGGTGTCGGTCTTGCtgagggtttagcaagaaacacaTCTCTGAAGTCAATTACTCTGACCATTAACAACTATTTTTACATGAGCAGCGTATGGGGACTCGGTCTTTTCGAGGGTTCAGCAAGAAACACGTCTCTGAAATCAATCACACTGTCAATTAACAACTATGGTGTCATGAAGGGAGAACGGAGAGACGATATTATCGAGGGTTTAGCAAGGAACTCGTCTCTGACATCAATGACACTAGCAATTAATAACTATGGTGGGATGGAGGGAGAATGGGGACATTGTCTTTtcgagggtttagcaagaaacacctcgctgaaTTCACTGACATTGACAGCCAACAACTATGGTGACATGAGCGAAGAAGGGGGATGCGCTCTTCGCGAGGGTTTGAGAAAGCGCGAGTCTAAAACTGAATATGATGTGATAGTCAACATCTGTGGTAAATGCTGATTTGTATCAAGATTACGGTTCACGCAGCAACCAGGTGGGCACTCGAGACTATATTGGACTAACAGTTCTCAACTTATATACGACATGAATACGACATTCATTTATTTGAAgtgcagattgaaaagaattttcAGTCAATGATCCTCTCAGTTATGCGCTCTCGTTAAGTAGAAGCGAGAAAGGCCAGAACTGAAAATTCCTTTCAGTCCGCAGTTAACACAAACACCTGAATTCCATGTATTAACATCTTACACATAGATTTATATCCATCATGTTCGGGCTTTGGAGCGATCCATATAACGACCAGCTCCTAGGTGACGACTTTAGTAAATTCGTTGCGAAATATTAATCAGCCTTTCTCATTGCAGAATCAGCTTTTGTGACGTGGAGCACAACTCTCCCGATAGAAGCTTAAAGTGTGAATGCAGTTTGAAGTGAAGAAAAGTTGGCCGTAAGGTCAATTAAGAGAAAGCGATGTGATGCCATTAACAATGATTTCTTcgctttgattggctgaaagaaaagcagtttccagacaacaatgtaaaagaAAGTAAACAATCCGCGCATGCTTATTGGTCAATTGCAGAAAAGAGAACctgagagaaagagagagacagCCAATCAGGCATCTTGTTAATGCTAAGCTGGTTATCTTGGTGAGGGAACTATCACGATTGCGTTTAGCAAAACCAGTAAATGACGCTTCTTACGTGTTAAAATCGTGGCCTTCGTATGCCAGTTAGATAAATGAACATGCACAATTTTATGGTTGGAAGGAATCAATGTttctttgacaacttttgaagacgtaaagtacgtcaaacacttgtacatttttctttgattttcaaaGAGGCGAAGgtcatagtttttttcttgtacCATATTTTAATGTAACATATTGGCGATACAGTGTACAATAAGTTgcattctttgcaattttaGTCTTTCACAGGCGCGCGTGCGCACAGGCAAACTTGACAGGATTGGCCGGTTTCGTGACTCGCGTGTTCATTTGAAAACgagtttaaaatatcaaagCCAATGACGCGTTGTATTTTGATTACATGTGCAACgtttttagattttttaaagGTCTGTATTGGTAGTTGTGTAGAACTGGAATGGAATGGAATTTTATAGTAAGCATTTCACTAGCAAAAGGTAAAGTAATTGCGggttttttatcattatcatgATTACTCAAGGTGCCAAAGTTCCTCGAGGAACTTTGATGACAACAATGTTTAGAAATGGTATGAAATTAGCTAGAACAAGTTGATTTGTTATGATCCTTTTCAATGACTCCTTTTACAGGGATCAATAAACTAGTGAACATTTTGCACAGTGTACCAGCAAAGAATTAAGATGAATTTTGTGTTGAGCTCTATCACCTGCTTTCAGCCGTGCagtatgtatatattattgaccaagcgcgaggtaaagatggctggatattggctgagttctctttttgcgtttttatggaccgagacaaagtcgcaaaaagagaacgaggccaatacccAGCTATCTTGACCAAACtggcttggtcaataaaagatttattatatggcctataaacagcactgaaaaaaatgatctttgtacttgtttattttcgagcactgaaaaggacaTCAGTTAGATGCTGAAGTGATGGCGCGTGCCCCCATATCCTGATTGGGTAAATGctgaaaatacaatcatttgattggtcacgtttcaaattcaaacttcaaattcaaattttcaaaatttgaaattcaaaacaaacttttgtgtttgtcggtttttgttgcaaaacgtatttttaaaagccgtcaacatttttgttttcattctcgttgacgctttttcttgTTCTATAAAGACAGAGAAGttacaaaaaatctttttaccttagcaggaAATAATTTTAGCGAAAGAAACTTTCGTGCAcccgcttgaactttggcgaaattttatttgcgggagcGAAATGGGCAGT
Coding sequences:
- the LOC136890670 gene encoding uncharacterized protein isoform X1, whose product is MGDKEHVMEPSKHQHSLDEYGVGDEKKKELCQPSPEDKKPPQLSFKLKKPVDLPKSTETWNDDHLPIDILLLTAESSDFLNCFSFLDQPFKSYNVEIGVVYFGRIGDVSDQEKLKVALMKCSIGAATPLGSSTVVQKAVRVLGPKAVISVGTCISLGLEKARIGDVVISSRLTTTGGFKTPASPRLGNLAQDAPNGWEAPLKHPDEREITVHCNGDILSLSLREKCQSMNICEEYPEAIAIETEGEGVYAAAYDANIDWVIVKGVASYFHQSQSATSEWMSFASAMAASVVAKILNDPVVFREWPHCNQVRLSSSKSEKKKQETRVKRERKNDEEKPIHPLGTTTPKRQRENAAIPETDREISNVVEFLKKEYNRRADFSPLPWSKGMKLKLKEVYTKLRVVSKGEAEGSEIDVDDIFGSSEEDNDPLVLVEGSPGIGKTTFCLKLAHDWANGAMPGNFPSFKLVFLLKCRDIIKDVVEDIFEQLLPEDRKEKTKEALDNFLEDLNNQKQTLIILDGLDELPDQSEDRVNKVLRRKKLSFCYVLATTRQEKGIYTREQFKFNICLAIEGFSEENSFEYIRKHFRRLGAEHSSKGERLIEEIEENPLLDDIRINPLNLLLLCVVYEDHEGSLPSSSTDLYQTIVRCLLRRYCAREELKAAEKDEDLDKQFELPILALGELAWKCLLSDRLSFYEDELEEFERSNENIVARRLGLVYKEESLKRLKPRHAYSFLHKTFQEYIAAAHIAHKFRGNEFQMLKQMLFPESESWKFKQVFVFVCGILGEEANIVFEQIGNMLQKQWDWSKCEWSTASFFVDSWKETGNAQRMAKTLCSFLPFPRLLPLLGIEHGEALCDILKECAEFPEEMTVAEVHISQFTLGDRALDLLKLPGLKSLILYESIDSEEVEYLNKTFLEKLTFALFSDTWYAVSEVPDFGLSSVRLKICGSLGSSSLQEVENLLLNKCLCSVSITVCGDVEESLLEALAKGLAGESAVKFLDLCINGNFSFRGASLLEQVILRNRSLTNIKVSVNGEPPENWQAVSKSLRAQFAEKANLSEIYPNTLSKMKDSQVTHLSRFLSKTDLKQKLATLNVWGELSGDGCKAVCEVLLPTPLSHLTLNIHGQLTDEMLRYIARFDEEHEKLSPITINAWVEVTEKENKLIKELGLDKNPSFSLNVCGTSAPSKESSDSKVFSRDEPQCLIAFSEKATKGPSKFAEDTSQKSLTIKINELEDGLGEGLAGNTSLKSLTLEIDDCEDDNVEWGRGLGEGLARITSLESLTIKCSPMTFKWVHGVGKGLAGNTSLKLLTLGNDCCDDDNDEWGRGLGEGLARNTSLESLTIKVKADFTNHEWEYGLGEGLAGNTSLKSLILETDEHSPSSNECGRGLGEGLARNTSLESLTLKISWGKYVSPKWEQGLGEGLAGNTSLKSLILETDENSPSSNECGRGLGEGLARNTSLESLTLKISWGEYVTSKWEQGLGEGLAGNTSLKSLILEIDVRWPSSNECGRGLGEGLARNTSLESLTLTITGHRAWCNEWGLPLCEYLAENNSLNSLTLTINNYRYMSDQWGVGLAEGLARNTSLKSITLTINNYFYMSSVWGLGLFEGSARNTSLKSITLSINNYGVMKGERRDDIIEGLARNSSLTSMTLAINNYGGMEGEWGHCLFEGLARNTSLNSLTLTANNYGDMSEEGGCALREGLRKRESKTEYDVIVNICGKC